Below is a genomic region from Sphingomonas phyllosphaerae.
CAAGGCGATTTTCCCCGTAGCGGGGCTCGGCACCCGTTTCCTGCCCGCCACCAAGGCGATGCCCAAGGAAATGCTGACGGTGGTCGACAAGCCGCTGATCCAATATGCCGTCGAGGAAGCGCTGGAGGCGGGGATCGAGCAGATCATCTTCGTCACCGGGCGCGGCAAGGGCGCGCTCGAGGATCATTTCGACATCTCGTTCGAGCTCGAGACGACGATGCGCGCGCGCGGCAAGAGCCTGTCGGTGATCGAGAACATCCGCCAGCAGCCCGGCTCGCCGGTCTATGTCCGCCAGCAAGAGCCGCTCGGGCTCGGCCATGCGGTGTGGTGCGCGCGCGACATCGTCGGCGATGAGCCGTTCGCGGTGTTGCTCCCCGACGAGCTGATGGTCGGCACGCCGAACTTCATGGCGCAGATGGTGCAGGCCTATGACAAGGTCGGCGGCAACGTCATCGGCGCGCTCGAAGTCGCGCCGGAAGAAACCGACAAATACGGCATCATCTCGCCGGGCGCGCGCGACGGTGCGCTGACCGAGGTGACCGCGCTGGTCGAGAAGCCCGCCAAGGGCAGCGCGCCGTCGAACCTGATGATCCCCGGCCGCTACATCCTCCAGCCCGAGGTGATGAAGATCCTCGACGCCAAGGAAAAGGGCGCTGGCGGCGAGATCCAGCTGACCGACGCGATGGCCAAGCTGATCGGGCAGCAGCCGTTCCACGGCTTCACCTTCAACGGTGAGCGGTTCGATTGCGGCGACAAGACCGGCTTCGTCACCGCCAACCTCGCGCTGGCGATGGCGCGTGGCGATATCGGCCCGGCGGTGCGCAGCTTCGCCGAAGCGCGGCTCGGCTGATCCTTACCCGCGTGTCGCGCCGCACGCGCGGCACGCGGGATCGGGCGGCAAGACCAGCGTACGAAAGCGCAGCGACAGGAAGTCGAGCAGCATCAACCGTCCGGCGCTGTCATCGCCGAACGGCGCGATCTGGCGGATCGCCTCCAGCGCCGCCATGCTGCCGACGATCCCGGTCACCGGTCCCAGCACGCCTTCCTCCGCACAGGTCAGTGCATCGCGCGCCGGCGCATCGCCGACGAAGCAGCGGTAGCACGGCTTGCCTGCCTCCCAGCCGCGATAGACGCCGAGCTGTCCCTCGAACCGCCCGACCGCCGCCGAGACGAGCGGGATGCGACGCGTCAGTGCGGC
It encodes:
- the galU gene encoding UTP--glucose-1-phosphate uridylyltransferase GalU gives rise to the protein MTIKPVRKAIFPVAGLGTRFLPATKAMPKEMLTVVDKPLIQYAVEEALEAGIEQIIFVTGRGKGALEDHFDISFELETTMRARGKSLSVIENIRQQPGSPVYVRQQEPLGLGHAVWCARDIVGDEPFAVLLPDELMVGTPNFMAQMVQAYDKVGGNVIGALEVAPEETDKYGIISPGARDGALTEVTALVEKPAKGSAPSNLMIPGRYILQPEVMKILDAKEKGAGGEIQLTDAMAKLIGQQPFHGFTFNGERFDCGDKTGFVTANLALAMARGDIGPAVRSFAEARLG